Genomic window (Carassius carassius chromosome 36, fCarCar2.1, whole genome shotgun sequence):
ATGTGTAACATGTCTATATCCATTGGCATGTAGGGTCCTATGTTGTCATACTGAGACATAACAGAACCCTTCACCTTTTGTCTCGCACGGCTTTCCCTGCGGATAGAGTGCATGCGAAGCCTCTCTGCTTCGTCTGGATCCCATGCAAAGTAAACACTCCCTTTTGAACCACCGTAAGGAGGTATGTCTCTGCTTACGAAGCCATGCTCCTTTAAAGGAATGAAATGCCTTGAAAGGTAGTGGTAGGCTCCAGATTTGGCTGCAGACCGAAGGAGAGGGGCACTATCCCGACCGCTAAAGGAATGGACATGCCGTAAGCGGATCGTACCGTAATGGTCCACATCGTAGAAAGGGGCATCCAGAACATGAGAGCCAGAGTAGGGGCTATAGCGGTACTGAACTCTTCCATTCTCAAAATAAGGCTGTAGTTGTGTGACGTGGTAGTCAGCTTGAGAGGCTGGTTGGTGAGACTTGCAGTGGTAGACTGGGCGCTGGTAGTAAAATAACTCATCATCTGGTGGAACCTCGGTTCTGGTGACTGGCGTTGAGCGGATAGCGGTAGGAGGCACATGTAGGGAGTGGACCCTGCGGATTGTTGGGTACACGGTTGGTCCATCTAATTGGTTGTAGCCATGGGAGTGGTGCAGTGAGCCTGGAGAAATGTATTCACTTCTCAGAGGGCCATGTGATTTGATAGACTGGTGGTAGGACCTAGGTCCAATCGTATTGTATCGGCCATCACCGGGGCCTCTATAGGAGATCTGTGGCTCTGATTTCGACACATAAGAAACGTGTGGTGGAACACTTTCTGGTCTGTAATGGTATGCCATCGTAGCCTGACCTGAAGGGGATACCCGCTGATGGTAATACGCCTCTGTGGTGGGCTCCAGTAGGGCAGGATCCCCTTTTGAGTGGTAAATGTAACCTGACTGGTGAGTGGAAGCCCTACGGTGAGATGGATGAGATTGCGGGGGAGTCTCCTCCACTGAGCCTTTCATTGATGCTTCTAAGATGGCATGTAAGTTGGCGGGGTTTCCAGTCTCAGTGTTGCAGAGAGCAGCCATTGCTAATTTACTTTCAATAGAACGAACTGGGGGTGTTGGCGGTGTCACTCCCTGAGTATGGTGTTGAGGAACACAATCTGCTTTTGGATGGACAGGCTTTATGGCTTCCCATGGTTTTTCCACAGGTTCAAGAGGTGCTGCAGGGGTTGGTGCAACTCTAGCATTGGGCTGAGATTTAGGCTGAAACTGCGGCTGTGCTTGTGACTGAGAATGAGACTGAACTTGAGGCTGAGACCGAATGGCTGCATGAGGTTGAGTCTGTATTTGTGGCTGAGGCTGGAGAATTGCAATTGGCTGATCTGGCATCTTTATGGGTTTTGGTGGTATAACCATTTCAGTCATATGGATCTAGGGATTAAGCCCAAACAAACACTGTTAGGTTTCTTatatttcccttttttatttaCATGCGCTGTAATTTAAATTATTGATATCATTACCAGATTAAAGACTGAAAAATTTTGATACAAATTTTGTTACAATGTGAAAAGttaaaataatcacacaacatgcAAAAACATGCACTCTAAAAGTTCACATAAATActaacaaattaaacaaaaacaatggcAGGCAGCTTTTGACCTAAGAACTAGTAGCACTAATGCTTAACATGATTTTGTAATTTTGAATTTACAGTGGTGAATATTTGgctcaaatgattaatcgtgattaatctcattcaaaataaaagtttttgttacgcgatatatgtatgtgtactgtgtttattatgtatatataaactgtatatattttgaaaatatttacatgtatatacatttatatatttatattatatataaatgtatataatatataaacattgttcttaaatatacacatgcatgtgtttgtatctATATACAgtagacataataaatatacacagttcacactcattatgtaaacaaaaacatttattttaggtgtgattaatcgcgattaatcgtttaacagctttatttataacattactTAATGTTCAGCTTTGGCACTTAAGTTCTAGTGCTACTGACATCCCTGCATATGCCACTACTTGCCTCAGAGCTGGGTTGCTGAATGACAGTATCCTTACTGCTGATAGCTGGTGTGGTGATTGTGGTAGTGGTTTTGTCTGTGCTCACAGGCGTCTGGCCCACAGCTGGCTGCTGCCTTTCTGGGCTTTTTTGTGTTTGGGAAACTTGAATAGGCATAGCACTGTGGCTTGGGGTCTCTGGAGAGATAACATCCTGGCTATTGCATGAAATGCTGGATGGTTTCCCGCTCTCAGCTGTGTTGAGGTGCAGACTGACAGAGCAGTTTAACTTTTCAGTTGGGGTGGAGGGTGGTGAAGACATAGGAGCAGATCTCTTTGATGCTTCGACTGCAGCTTCCTCCAGGGATGGCTGTGATGGCAAGGAAAGAGGAGGAGGCCAGTCCATGGTCTCCAGAAACTCTTGTGGCTTAACGGGGGACACTGGTGTAGGGGGTCCAGAGGATTGCCTCTGAGAGAGAATAGAGGCCTGCTGGGCAGATTCAGCTAAAGCTAGAGCAAGCATGCGGGCAGCGTTCtttggtgggggagggggaggtaTGAGGGGCACAGAGCTGACAGGGACATTGCCCTTTGGCGAGTCCAGAGCTACGGCTCCTATGGATGGATAAAACAGAGGGAACTCAAACAAGGAGAAAGCAGGCTAATATTCATGAGAAGGTAAGATAGGGGAAATGTTAAATTTCTACAGATTGTGGACAGATTTCTCTACATTTAGGGTGCTCATGCAAAGCGCTACTGGTAAAAGCCTGATGAATTAAACCTGAAAAATCAAATAATTCTCTTATGAAGCCCAGCATACCTTGGAGGTTCATATCACAGTGGCATCAGTGTTAATGACTGTgtttacaatacaataataataaaaaaagaaaaattcaaaatCTATTGTTCAATGTACTCTCTTTTATAAACTGATATAGCAGGACagctgttaaaatgttaaaaattaattttaaaacaggAATTAAAAACATTCTCATTCTAGAAGAGGAGAATTAAACTAATGTAGGATAAAACTGTCAATGACTCCTCAAGAGGCATTATGGATTTAAGCTACCATATCCCTGTATTTCAGTTCAGCTTACCTGGCTGATCTTGAGAGCAGGTGACCTGTTTTGGCTGTGAACATTCAATGCTTGATATGCCTTTACTCTCTTTACTCTCAAAGGTAGCAGCTTTAGAAAGAAGCTCTTGTTGAATGGCTTCACTCAGGGGCAGATCGGTGGATCTTGACAGAGAGCTCAATTTTGCAGGAGAGTCGAGTGGAGATGGAGGGGAAGAGGGCTGAAGTACAGTGCTCTCTGGTGCTTTCCTTATGGATGCAGCCGAATCAGAGATGCTTAGAGGAGTCACAACAGCTGACTTCTCACTGCTCTCATGGGATTGAACTGGTGCTTTCTCTGAGAAAGATGCAGGGGGCAGTTTATTTCTATCCTCTAAGGCTGGACTGTGGTCTGGAGACACAGAATGACTCGTAACTTTAGCTCTGACTGGCGAGACTGGCTCTGAGCCACTGGCACTGCCCGGGCTCCTCTTCAGACTGTTTTCATCTGTGTCAAGTGAGAAAATGGAAGTCTCTGCCAGAGGAAGGCTACACTGGAAAGACATGGGGTCAAAGTCTAAAGAGGCCATGCCAATGTCGGGGGGGCTCAGGTCCACATCGTCAGCGGAACGTGGCGGGGAGATGAGAGCAGGCACAGAGATTGGTCCATCATCCCCATCACTGTCCCCTTGGCCCAGGTTGTCATATGAGTTACAATGTTGTCTGCTATCCAGCAGGCCACCATTGAAGGAAGCAGAGAGAGCATCGCTGCTGGAGCGAGGTCTGCGTGGCCTGTACACCTTAGACTCTCCTGTGTTAAAGGAAAAGCAGAAGTGTCTAAATTTCACAATGGCTGGTTTACAAGTTGAGGATGAGCTTTTTTTAGAGCTTTAAGAGTCTGTTACCTTCAACGTTATGTAAAGAGGTGAGAGACTCCTCACTTTTGGCAGACCGAAGAGTACCGGTGTCTCCTCTTCCTCCTAAACAAATATGCAGCAACAGATAAGTTATAATAAATCACTTATACAAACCCAAACAGTTTAGAATTTAGAGTTCTAAAATATTTGATCTGATTGGTCTGTTGTCAAATTGATCTGTGGTCAGATATTGTTGTTGTCTCTCAGAAATACTCTGCAGTCTCTGCTCTCacataataaaatcatttaaactaACATCGATATttcatgtccatttatttatttattcagtaaataCAAAAGTAATTAGCAGGGTAATATACAATCAGCTGGTCATTACTGCAAAATAAACCACTTCCACATGATACAAGGCCTGATTAACCACTGGGTTAATTTTGTGTTAATTACTATCTATCATTTAAAGATGACAAAATGGAACAACACTAACCAGCCAATGCCATGGCTTTGAGTTCGTTTGGTTCACTGGGATTGCGGTGTAGTTTTCTTTTAGACATTGAGGAAGACTTGCCCAAGTTGAAAAAAGACCGCCAACTGCCAACTGGAGACTTTTTAGACTTTATTGGCTGTCTTTTCCtaggagaaataaataaataaataaatgtacaaaatgtattaCTTTGAGAATAACAGGCACATAATTGGTTTCTTTATGACAGcataaaaaaatgacaacattttaaaaCTCGCTTTATACCTCTCAGTAGGGAATTCAATGACCGTGTGGAATTTTCCCTGTAAGGCTGCAGGACCCTCTCCCACCTCGATGTACTTGCTGTCTGCAGTGATGGGTGAGTTGATCTGGGCCTGAGTACGTGCCTGTGCCTCTTCTAGTGTTAGCAGCTTTGTGGATGGAGAGGGTACCAGCAAAGATTTAGGCCGAGACAAAGAGTTGTGTCCTACAAAGACAAAAAATCTGTGATGAATATATAGAAGTGcaagtaatttaaaatatgttgAAATCTGTCCATATTGCTTACCTGTTCCCTCTCGTATGAGTGAGCTCAGTTTGGGGCTGAAGAGAACATCCACATGGTTGAGAATAAACTCCACCACAACAGACTGTATTCGCACCTCCATGAAGGCTGCTGTGCCGCTGAAGCAAGCTGATTCTATTTGCTTTGACCTTTTTAGTTGGGAACAAAAATCCAAGATTAGTTATGAATACTAGGTTTTTATATTCATAGTTTTAAAATTAAACAGCTGggatgcatttcccaaaagcattgtttgtttgttagctACCTATGGTTGTAGTTGCTTTTTGGAAACTCACCCCTGGATAGTAACTGGTTACAAGTAATCTGGATTATGAAATCAGATTCCATAAACTGAATACTTGTaattagaaattacattttaaaatactttttattgattATATATTGTTCACATTAGTCaatttattgattctccctaaTTCATCTTTTTCCtcctttacatattttttttcaatagtcTAACACTTACATACAGTcaaaaaatcttcaggttttgCAGTCAGCCACACAGCATTTGACCACAGGATTAACAAAAATCATTTCAGTTTTAAGTAAACATTACATCAACTGCTGATGAGCACATTCATTCTTATTTGAATTTTCACTCCGAGGGTTATCTAATACTTTATTACTTTGTTTTGGAAGGCTTCTGTcttttaaaagcattaatttgAACAAATCCACATAATTTcttatttacatgtaatgcaAGAATTCCCAAACTCTTTCCAGTAAAATATTAAAGTACccctaatattttaaaatatatattttaataattaggtATCATATTTGCATGTTCTCTAACTGGTTAatagtcacatgacatgcaggtaagcaaataaaacatttaattttgatgatattttaaaatgatttactttaatttgacatttttatgatgTTACTAACTACAGTTTTTGTTACAATTTTCAAGTAAAATTTGATCCATTAGTTTCTGTTTTCACTTACATTACAGCTGCATCATGCAGGGATCTTACCTCAATAAGTTGGGGGCCCAAACGATGGCCAAATTCTTCGTATGCATGTTGGTTACATAGCTGAAGGTTGCCAAGTGTGAAAGATGCCTCATAAGAAACTCAAGAGTCCTACAAGAGAAGCAAAATTAATGTTAAAAGTACAGATGCATTCAAATTAGACGCCAAGTAAAAATCACACTAATTTAAGTGAACAATGTCATAATAACAGCCTCTATATTCCTCAGGCATAATGTACTTGGACTGCATTAGTAATATAAATAGTATTAATAGAAAAGAGAACTGCAAGTCCTCTAGCAACCATCAGAGGGCACTGTGGTCATTTACAAACCTATAGTGCGGAGGCGGCAGCTGCTGAATGACATCATGTATTTTGATCAGCCTCTCCTCGTCTGTGGCTGCTGACACAGCCTCCTAAAAAGGAGAAGAGCGGGTGTAAATCAGGGTCACTGCATCTAGAGCAgctcaaactaacaaaaacactctCAAACCCATGTTCACACTATACTGCTGAGTGGACAAAAGCACATGGTCAATCGCATTTCATGTGCATTATAGTTTCACTGCTTCCATAGCAACCTGAAAACACTGATGCACTCTTTACTCTAGCCGTTTTCATTTGCAGCGATTTATCTCCAGATGCTGTAAATGTCACTGCTTTGTATAGCATGCAGATGAACCCCTTGTGAAGCTGGGCTCTTAAGAGACAAGCAATTCATTTATACTACATGTATACTCATTAAAAGCAATCAATAGAACGAATAGCCTCAAGCCTTCAATGACTCCTGTGCTGTTTTGCCAGTCTCAAATAAGAGACCCACATTTATTATCGCACCAAGAACTAAAAAGGTTTTGATATCATAAGTATGGGCTGCTTGTTCAGTGTAATAGGTGTTCTCAGCTGGAGCTATTTGTATGACAaagagtgtgtgagtttgagaaAAGGCTCTTTAAAGGCCTGTCATTCTGGGATAAATGCTTACCGAGAATTTTTCATACAGCTGGTAGGTGAGAAGTGGGTTGGGAAGCTCTCGAAAGTAAAGCTTGCACAGGGAGCCAACGCAGTGTATGTCTtgaatgtaaacatcttttgttAGATCTGGGATCTGTTCAGAGTCAAATTCATGcctagagagaaagaaagtgtttTAGACTTGATACACAATCGAAGACAATGTGGTGGGCTTAAAACCTACATTTAAGTAAATTTTGATTAACATTATCTTTGAATATCAAAATTTGAAGGAATTCATAACAAACATCAGTTTCCAAATCTAAGTCACAGTAAATACACttacaatgttacaaataaatgctattattttgaacttcctattcatcaaagaatcatgaaaaaaaatgtcaaagcatccaccaaaatattaagcagaacatgttttcaacaataaaacaggaaatgtttcttgagtgccgaatcagcgtattagaatgatttcttaagaatCAAGTGACAATGAATCAACTGCTGCTGAAAACTCAGATCTTCCTTAACAGCAATGAATTATATTTGAACATGAAAAATGGAAAACGacggttttaaattgtaataatgataataatttgcaatattactgtttttacagtattttatatcAAACCATTGCATCCTTTGAGAGAATtagaaatttctttcaaaaacgtaaaaaaaaagaaaagaaaaaagaaaagaaaatcagacCGACCACATACTGGAATGATAGTATGATATTTAACAATTTACACAAGTAAAACATTAAAttgctaaaaatatttattatagctTTATAGTTTTACATTTACCCATTGACAAATCTATATGTAGGAACTCAAGGGGGAGAGAAAACTTGTTAATCGGCCAAGCAAACAAGTCAACTTGTCCTGTAACCGATAATAAACCCCCATCTAATCACTCTGGTGTACTCATTTCCTCCTGTATTCATGAATACAAACATTCCCATTATGAAATGTAATTAGCAGCAGCTTAATATTCAGCCACTGCATTCAGAGTTTCTCAAGCGGTATGATAAATCCCTATCTCTGCTTCTAGCAATTAGGGGAGTGTGTTTATGTCCTACCGCAGCTTCTGAATGTTGGAGGCAATCCCAGAGAGACGGTACATTCCATCAACCACTCCGTGCTTCTCAATGAACTCGGTGCAGCTCTTGAGTACCTGGGGGACTAGAGGTTTAGACAAAATGTTACTGGAGCATCCTTTTTGGCACGTAAAGTGTGAGACTTGTCAAAATGCCAATGGAATAGAATGCCAGATTCTTAGTGCAGTAAATTTAAGATTTTATAAGCTATAAATAACATCAACAACTGCCGGAGACAAGCCGATCGTCAGATAGCAAGTCCTGCTCTTCTGTAGGGCAGAGTTTATAGCTTCACATTTGCTCCAGTTGAATTAGACAAACTCCAGACCTCCAACGTGACCTTGCGATGTTTCACCCAGAGGAATCATAGTCACAGACAACCCTAAATGGCCTCTAGTCTTGACAAAATTTCTTCTGCAGATTAGTGAGTCCAAGTCTCTCAGAGGCAGCTATTCAACAACATTCCTGACATAGCTGTCTGAAGCACAAAATCCTCAAAAATGCAACAAAGTTTTGTCTATAAGCCATCTCAAAAATCATTCAATCAGCGCTTCACAGTAAGAATGGCCTGTGGTCACTGCGAGTGTGTTTCAGGCCAGTTAAAAGAGCCGTCACTTGCCCTATAAGACCATTAATACATTCTTCACGTCTTCAAGCTAAAGCTTTTTAGCTGGGAAACACAGATAAACTGTCAAAACTGAGAATGATTTGTAACATTCTTGGAAGCATCGGTcagaatattttgaaaatgacaaacatatcaatcttttttttctgcaagtGTTTATAAATGCACAACTATCATTGAGGTAAATTATAGCTGAATATTTTCCAGTTGTTTATGCAAACctagtaaattgccgtaaagacaacaataaaacaaatacagtaccattcaaatgtttggggacagtaaggtttttgaaaaaaattaaaatatttagatttttttggaaagcttatttattcagctttcagatgaggtATGAATCTCAATTTAAAGTGCCACAATTATGGATGTTTGAAAATTagttttcatgcagtgtgtaacacagctctaagctcatattttcattttggtctgagagaaaatgctaattcattctttgccactaggtgccgcTTTTGGGGCTGTAAAAATACTGGTTTCCCTGGTAACTGTACACAAAACAGCATTGTGCTCACaaactttatcaggcattacaggcatgatgtaatgaaaatgagaccaatcCGACCAATCACTGCAGATTAGTGTCACataaaggaggggtttggaaaaatgagtcgctgagcaagtaaggtaaaaataaatgttttttgaacctgttgttggggactcccacaAGGCGCTCAGGGTGTCTTTATCTGACTGttttgttgacattccctttagcacagctccatctagtggatgcataacgcaaacccagtcaaacgtttgactgcagtatcttctattctatgcgccttataatccagtGCGCCCtacatatgaaaacagttctgaaataggccattcattgaaggtgcgccttatattccggtgcgccttatagtgcggaaaatacggtaaacaaaaaaaagaacccttatgactgattttgtggtccagtgtcacaaaaatgtcaacattttcaTGTGACGGCACAGTTGAATTTTGAGTAGTCATTACTCTATTTCTTATTATCGATGCTTAAAATAATTGagctgcttatttatttttatattttttaaatattcaatatttttcaataactgtttacattataaatgtctttactttcacttctgATCCAATTTAATACATCTTGGCTGActaaaatgattattttcttaaaatcttttgaatggaataattttttttgccaaaatGCAGTATCCTACTGCAGTGGAGCCAGTGGAAACATCAACAGGGCAACAATAAAACTACTGGCTCAATTTGGTCAGCAGTACTTTTTGAAGCCCTTTCAAtactttgaaaaatacaacaaattactTCATAGGCCGAAATCCTTATGGCACCAACTAGGAAAGAGAAAAACTGGATTAATGCGTTTTATTCCCCAGCGAAATACTGTCCAAGAGTATAAGTGCATTGCAGGGAGGTCTGCAGAGCTTTATGTTAATATG
Coding sequences:
- the LOC132117231 gene encoding rho GTPase-activating protein 32-like isoform X4; amino-acid sequence: MLMAYLSRFSAIADNKINCGPALTWMEVDNKGNHLLVHEESSINVPAIAAAHVIKRYIAQAADELSFEVGDIVSVIDMPPKEDTTWWRGKHGFQVGFFPSECVELINDKVPQSVTNSVPKPVSKKHGKLITFLRTFMKSRPTKQKLKQRGILRERVFGCDLGEHLLNSGHDVPQVLKSCTEFIEKHGVVDGMYRLSGIASNIQKLRHEFDSEQIPDLTKDVYIQDIHCVGSLCKLYFRELPNPLLTYQLYEKFSEAVSAATDEERLIKIHDVIQQLPPPHYRTLEFLMRHLSHLATFSYVTNMHTKNLAIVWAPNLLRSKQIESACFSGTAAFMEVRIQSVVVEFILNHVDVLFSPKLSSLIREGTGKQYGQISTYFKLLALLYIHHRFFVFVGHNSLSRPKSLLVPSPSTKLLTLEEAQARTQAQINSPITADSKYIEVGEGPAALQGKFHTVIEFPTERKRQPIKSKKSPVGSWRSFFNLGKSSSMSKRKLHRNPSEPNELKAMALAGGRGDTGTLRSAKSEESLTSLHNVEGESKVYRPRRPRSSSDALSASFNGGLLDSRQHCNSYDNLGQGDSDGDDGPISVPALISPPRSADDVDLSPPDIGMASLDFDPMSFQCSLPLAETSIFSLDTDENSLKRSPGSASGSEPVSPVRAKVTSHSVSPDHSPALEDRNKLPPASFSEKAPVQSHESSEKSAVVTPLSISDSAASIRKAPESTVLQPSSPPSPLDSPAKLSSLSRSTDLPLSEAIQQELLSKAATFESKESKGISSIECSQPKQVTCSQDQPGAVALDSPKGNVPVSSVPLIPPPPPPKNAARMLALALAESAQQASILSQRQSSGPPTPVSPVKPQEFLETMDWPPPLSLPSQPSLEEAAVEASKRSAPMSSPPSTPTEKLNCSVSLHLNTAESGKPSSISCNSQDVISPETPSHSAMPIQVSQTQKSPERQQPAVGQTPVSTDKTTTTITTPAISSKDTVIQQPSSEIHMTEMVIPPKPIKMPDQPIAILQPQPQIQTQPHAAIRSQPQVQSHSQSQAQPQFQPKSQPNARVAPTPAAPLEPVEKPWEAIKPVHPKADCVPQHHTQGVTPPTPPVRSIESKLAMAALCNTETGNPANLHAILEASMKGSVEETPPQSHPSHRRASTHQSGYIYHSKGDPALLEPTTEAYYHQRVSPSGQATMAYHYRPESVPPHVSYVSKSEPQISYRGPGDGRYNTIGPRSYHQSIKSHGPLRSEYISPGSLHHSHGYNQLDGPTVYPTIRRVHSLHVPPTAIRSTPVTRTEVPPDDELFYYQRPVYHCKSHQPASQADYHVTQLQPYFENGRVQYRYSPYSGSHVLDAPFYDVDHYGTIRLRHVHSFSGRDSAPLLRSAAKSGAYHYLSRHFIPLKEHGFVSRDIPPYGGSKGSVYFAWDPDEAERLRMHSIRRESRARQKVKGSVMSQYDNIGPYMPMDIDMLHMRSKSDSGKTVLMAAESKEARYNINPGSQHASMHLISDPDVLMYMETEKHCQGNGMGDKTTKQGSSRTYSSIHSHQSQLPPRSLQHLPEGGYHDLKFEPGEKQPSSKHWQEHSESRTAQPRYERSDLDRHICRVKATSSASEDEQAVPVKPAPPPKPERSHSVRERQHYNQSSLPSHLPDNSDHSGSYSHQSQAQSQSNITFQSHYDNLDDYHPVPQSQTSLSNPGGSSSYHSPGFSTPHSNLAYSTALGQGAFIQAELSVRRPETEINAE
- the LOC132117231 gene encoding rho GTPase-activating protein 32-like isoform X2 translates to MLMAYLSRFSAIADNKINCGPALTWMEVDNKGNHLLVHEESSINVPAIAAAHVIKRYIAQAADELSFEVGDIVSVIDMPPKEDTTWWRGKHGFQVGFFPSECVELINDKVPQSVTNSVPKPDLEMESVKQDSAWAPDPFNPYRLNSVSKKHGKLITFLRTFMKSRPTKQKLKQRGILRERVFGCDLGEHLLNSGHDVPQVLKSCTEFIEKHGVVDGMYRLSGIASNIQKLRHEFDSEQIPDLTKDVYIQDIHCVGSLCKLYFRELPNPLLTYQLYEKFSEAVSAATDEERLIKIHDVIQQLPPPHYRTLEFLMRHLSHLATFSYVTNMHTKNLAIVWAPNLLRSKQIESACFSGTAAFMEVRIQSVVVEFILNHVDVLFSPKLSSLIREGTGKQYGQISTYFKLLALLYIHHRFFVFVGHNSLSRPKSLLVPSPSTKLLTLEEAQARTQAQINSPITADSKYIEVGEGPAALQGKFHTVIEFPTERKRQPIKSKKSPVGSWRSFFNLGKSSSMSKRKLHRNPSEPNELKAMALAGGRGDTGTLRSAKSEESLTSLHNVEGESKVYRPRRPRSSSDALSASFNGGLLDSRQHCNSYDNLGQGDSDGDDGPISVPALISPPRSADDVDLSPPDIGMASLDFDPMSFQCSLPLAETSIFSLDTDENSLKRSPGSASGSEPVSPVRAKVTSHSVSPDHSPALEDRNKLPPASFSEKAPVQSHESSEKSAVVTPLSISDSAASIRKAPESTVLQPSSPPSPLDSPAKLSSLSRSTDLPLSEAIQQELLSKAATFESKESKGISSIECSQPKQVTCSQDQPGAVALDSPKGNVPVSSVPLIPPPPPPKNAARMLALALAESAQQASILSQRQSSGPPTPVSPVKPQEFLETMDWPPPLSLPSQPSLEEAAVEASKRSAPMSSPPSTPTEKLNCSVSLHLNTAESGKPSSISCNSQDVISPETPSHSAMPIQVSQTQKSPERQQPAVGQTPVSTDKTTTTITTPAISSKDTVIQQPSSEIHMTEMVIPPKPIKMPDQPIAILQPQPQIQTQPHAAIRSQPQVQSHSQSQAQPQFQPKSQPNARVAPTPAAPLEPVEKPWEAIKPVHPKADCVPQHHTQGVTPPTPPVRSIESKLAMAALCNTETGNPANLHAILEASMKGSVEETPPQSHPSHRRASTHQSGYIYHSKGDPALLEPTTEAYYHQRVSPSGQATMAYHYRPESVPPHVSYVSKSEPQISYRGPGDGRYNTIGPRSYHQSIKSHGPLRSEYISPGSLHHSHGYNQLDGPTVYPTIRRVHSLHVPPTAIRSTPVTRTEVPPDDELFYYQRPVYHCKSHQPASQADYHVTQLQPYFENGRVQYRYSPYSGSHVLDAPFYDVDHYGTIRLRHVHSFSGRDSAPLLRSAAKSGAYHYLSRHFIPLKEHGFVSRDIPPYGGSKGSVYFAWDPDEAERLRMHSIRRESRARQKVKGSVMSQYDNIGPYMPMDIDMLHMRSKSDSGKTVLMAAESKEARYNINPGSQHASMHLISDPDVLMYMETEKHCQGNGMGDKTTKQGSSRTYSSIHSHQSQLPPRSLQHLPEGGYHDLKFEPGEKQPSSKHWQEHSESRTAQPRYERSDLDRHICRVKATSSASEDEQAVPVKPAPPPKPERSHSVRERQHYNQSSLPSHLPDNSDHSGSYSHQSQAQSQSNITFQSHYDNLDDYHPVPQSQTSLSNPGGSSSYHSPGFSTPHSNLAYSTALGQGAFIQAELSVRRPETEINAE
- the LOC132117231 gene encoding rho GTPase-activating protein 32-like isoform X1, with the translated sequence MLMAYLSRFSAIADNKINCGPALTWMEVDNKGNHLLVHEESSINVPAIAAAHVIKRYIAQAADELSFEVGDIVSVIDMPPKEDTTWWRGKHGFQVGFFPSECVELINDKVPQSVTNSVPKPASPCSGLRPASWSLFPPYLEMESVKQDSAWAPDPFNPYRLNSVSKKHGKLITFLRTFMKSRPTKQKLKQRGILRERVFGCDLGEHLLNSGHDVPQVLKSCTEFIEKHGVVDGMYRLSGIASNIQKLRHEFDSEQIPDLTKDVYIQDIHCVGSLCKLYFRELPNPLLTYQLYEKFSEAVSAATDEERLIKIHDVIQQLPPPHYRTLEFLMRHLSHLATFSYVTNMHTKNLAIVWAPNLLRSKQIESACFSGTAAFMEVRIQSVVVEFILNHVDVLFSPKLSSLIREGTGKQYGQISTYFKLLALLYIHHRFFVFVGHNSLSRPKSLLVPSPSTKLLTLEEAQARTQAQINSPITADSKYIEVGEGPAALQGKFHTVIEFPTERKRQPIKSKKSPVGSWRSFFNLGKSSSMSKRKLHRNPSEPNELKAMALAGGRGDTGTLRSAKSEESLTSLHNVEGESKVYRPRRPRSSSDALSASFNGGLLDSRQHCNSYDNLGQGDSDGDDGPISVPALISPPRSADDVDLSPPDIGMASLDFDPMSFQCSLPLAETSIFSLDTDENSLKRSPGSASGSEPVSPVRAKVTSHSVSPDHSPALEDRNKLPPASFSEKAPVQSHESSEKSAVVTPLSISDSAASIRKAPESTVLQPSSPPSPLDSPAKLSSLSRSTDLPLSEAIQQELLSKAATFESKESKGISSIECSQPKQVTCSQDQPGAVALDSPKGNVPVSSVPLIPPPPPPKNAARMLALALAESAQQASILSQRQSSGPPTPVSPVKPQEFLETMDWPPPLSLPSQPSLEEAAVEASKRSAPMSSPPSTPTEKLNCSVSLHLNTAESGKPSSISCNSQDVISPETPSHSAMPIQVSQTQKSPERQQPAVGQTPVSTDKTTTTITTPAISSKDTVIQQPSSEIHMTEMVIPPKPIKMPDQPIAILQPQPQIQTQPHAAIRSQPQVQSHSQSQAQPQFQPKSQPNARVAPTPAAPLEPVEKPWEAIKPVHPKADCVPQHHTQGVTPPTPPVRSIESKLAMAALCNTETGNPANLHAILEASMKGSVEETPPQSHPSHRRASTHQSGYIYHSKGDPALLEPTTEAYYHQRVSPSGQATMAYHYRPESVPPHVSYVSKSEPQISYRGPGDGRYNTIGPRSYHQSIKSHGPLRSEYISPGSLHHSHGYNQLDGPTVYPTIRRVHSLHVPPTAIRSTPVTRTEVPPDDELFYYQRPVYHCKSHQPASQADYHVTQLQPYFENGRVQYRYSPYSGSHVLDAPFYDVDHYGTIRLRHVHSFSGRDSAPLLRSAAKSGAYHYLSRHFIPLKEHGFVSRDIPPYGGSKGSVYFAWDPDEAERLRMHSIRRESRARQKVKGSVMSQYDNIGPYMPMDIDMLHMRSKSDSGKTVLMAAESKEARYNINPGSQHASMHLISDPDVLMYMETEKHCQGNGMGDKTTKQGSSRTYSSIHSHQSQLPPRSLQHLPEGGYHDLKFEPGEKQPSSKHWQEHSESRTAQPRYERSDLDRHICRVKATSSASEDEQAVPVKPAPPPKPERSHSVRERQHYNQSSLPSHLPDNSDHSGSYSHQSQAQSQSNITFQSHYDNLDDYHPVPQSQTSLSNPGGSSSYHSPGFSTPHSNLAYSTALGQGAFIQAELSVRRPETEINAE